Proteins from a single region of Primulina tabacum isolate GXHZ01 chromosome 5, ASM2559414v2, whole genome shotgun sequence:
- the LOC142547012 gene encoding protein DWD HYPERSENSITIVE TO UV-B 1 isoform X6, protein MATDIGTLEKRYFDACKRLEIPPNKSVVAALFKAKIKKARHEVSSLMVSIDDLKDVDFYPFLDLLTDIDSSEIDVVDFVNSPSCVLNGEYVYPLLHAVNKKLRFVDIHDTSFGKDFLLYLSQRGLACQVLNLRSSHFRKLNMVGNFTRMCTLNLDFSASLTSFREDCFSCMPNLRFLSLCETRIANLWTTSAALAKLPSLAELRFQNCVPYSDTKGSHASLGNENNEDICSSFMDFALDMNLPLPSSEVFPHLQSNIRDEAISDDDDYIIQDTGNMNEYSSDDSEVDFSGHPQEFGFMELLPNRPFGWDDLVDMHSEQISFGTQDMQNEDLLSDRSVNFRNVSCILPKKYVSRHASPICYEKHYREYMIASLPNLKVLDNLPIGKVDREKAHGVFTLHFEYLPYNRNYEESVVSVLRNREIGANFPCTHASKKKFSSSYGKSQYFYSRCLSAAKMGSSKWPSLHPLCITGSVFRDERRNFRPRQFEYHPSDSSLMAVGTLDGEVVVINHESEKIVSYIPSLGAMNSVLGICWLKNYPSKLIAGSDNGSLRLYDVQRMAITSGGIYDSRGCVMFDEFDQLTSVNINSTDELFLASGYSKHVALYDISSGRRIQIFADMHREHINVVKFSNHSPYLFATSSFDQDVKMWDLRQRPNQPCYTASSSRGNVMVCFSPDDHYLLVSAVDNESAAEII, encoded by the exons ATGGCTACAGATATTGGCACCTTGGAGAAAAG GTACTTCGATGCTTGCAAGAGGCTAGAAATTCCGCCGAACAAGTCAGTCGTGGCAGCGCTATTCAAG GCCAAGATCAAGAAAGCCCGCCATGAGGTATCAAGCCTCATGGTTTCAATAGATGACTTGAAGGATGTCGATTTCTACCCATTTCTTGATCTATTAACAGATATTGATTCTTCTGAGATTGATGTAGTTGACTTTGTAAATAGTCCTTCATGTGTACTGAATGGTGAATATGTCTATCCATTGCTGCATGCTGTCAACAAAAAGCTTCGATTTGTCGATATCCATGATACATCATTTGGAAAGGATTTCTTGCT GTATCTTTCTCAGCGAGGCTTAGCTTGCCAAGTCCTAAACCTAAGATCATCCCATTTCAGAAAACTCAATATGGTTGGAAACTTTACGCGGATGTGCACGCTTAACCTGGATTTCAGTGCTTCACTTACTAGTTTTCGAGAAGATTGTTTTTCCTGTATGCCAAATTTAAGGTTTCTTTCATTGTGTGAGACAAGAATCGCAAACCTGTGGACAACTAGTGCAGCATTAGCCAAACTTCCTTCCCTAGCTGAACTTCGATTTCAAAATTGTGTCCCCTATAGTGACACGAAGGGCTCTCATGCATCATTAGGAAATGAAAACAATGAAGACATTTGTTCAAGTTTCATGGACTTTGCCCTTGACATGAACTTGCCTCTGCCTAGCAGTGAAGTTTTTccacatttacaatcaaatatcAGAGATGAAGCTATaagtgatgatgatgattatatAATTCAGGACacagggaacatgaatgaatatTCTTCAGATGACAGTGAAGTGGATTTTTCAGGTCATCCTCAGGAATTTGGTTTTATGGAACTCTTGCCCAATAGACCTTTTGGGTGGGATGATCTGGTAGATATGCACAGTGAG CAGATCTCCTTTGGCACACAGGACATGCAGAATGAAGATCTGTTATCTGATCGATCGGTCAACTTTAGAAACGTGTCATGTATTTTGCCAAAGAAATATGTTTCTCGTCATGCATCTCCAATATGTTATGAGAAACATTATAGAGAATACATGATAGCTTCATTACCAAACCTGAAAGTTCTTGATAATTTGCCTATTGGAAAGGTAGACAGGGAAAAAGCCCATGGCGTCTTCACACTTCACTTTGAATACCTACCGTACAACCGAAATTATGAAGAAAGTGTTGTTAGTGTGTTGAGGAATCGTGAGATCGGAGCAAATTTCCCTTGTACGCATGCCTCGAAAAAAAAGTTTTCTTCATCATATGGAAAATCTCAGTATTTCTATTCCAGGTGTTTATCAGCTGCTAAAATGGGATCTTCGAAATGGCCTAGCTTACATCCACTCTGCATTACAGGCAGTGTATTCAGAGATGAAAGGAGAAACTTTCGTCCTAGGCAATTCGAGTACCATCCATCAGACTCAAGCCTTATGGCTGTTGGAACCCTAGATGGTGAAGTTGTTGTTATAAACCATGAAAGTGAGAAGATTGTCAGTTACATTCCATCACTTGGAGCTATGAATAGTGTCTTGGGAATATGTTGGCTAAAAAATTATCCTTCTAAG CTAATTGCTGGTTCTGATAACGGTTCGTTGAGATTGTACGACGTACAAAGGATGGCCATCACAAGTGGAGGCATTTATGACAGTCGTGGTTGTGTCATGTTTGATGAGTTTGACCAGTTGACATCTGTTAACATCAACTCAACAGATGAATTGTTTCTTGCAAGTGGATACTCAAAACATGTCGCTTTATATGATATTAGCAGCGGAAGGCGTATACAGATTTTTGCTGATATGCATCGAGAGCATATTAATGTTGTCAAGTTTTCAAATCATTCCCCATATCTTTTTGCCACTTCGTCTTTTGATCAGGACGTTAAGATGTGGGATTTGAGACAGAGACCGAATCAACCTTGTTACACTGCTTCAAGCTCTCGGGGGAATGTAATGGTCTGCTTCTCTCCAGATGATCATTATCTACTAGTTTCGGCTGTTGACAATGAG AGTGCTGCGGAGATTATTTAG
- the LOC142547015 gene encoding zinc finger protein ZAT6-like gives MALEALNSSAAAMPPVLTRRFDDFHDGTGGPETPFRKGKRAKGQGSDDYCQSDEEYLAVCLVMLARSGGAATTSSAARPVSPEVKGENLPTDSTIATASASKRTEQSSAKAATAQNQSYRCSVCSKSFPSYQALGGHKASHRIKPPAATTSSSDSNLSTSASIPASNVSPLNPTGRLHACSICHKTFPTGQALGGHKRRHYEGKIGNAASKNTAGSKSVSASSDMTTSHGDGDSTAARRNFDLNLPPSPGLELNLMIGLGEVESSV, from the coding sequence ATGGCTCTTGAAGCTCTGAACTCTTCCGCCGCCGCCATGCCGCCTGTTTTGACTCGCCGGTTTGATGACTTTCATGATGGAACCGGTGGTCCGGAGACACCCTTCAGAAAAGGGAAGCGCGCGAAGGGACAAGGGTCGGATGATTATTGCCAATCAGATGAAGAATACTTGGCCGTCTGCCTTGTTATGCTCGCACGCAGCGGCGGCGCCGCCACCACCTCCTCCGCCGCTCGTCCCGTGTCACCAGAAGTCAAAGGCGAAAACTTGCCCACCGACAGTACTATCGCCACCGCCTCGGCCTCGAAACGGACAGAACAGTCTTCTGCTAAGGCGGCGACTGCCCAGAACCAGTCTTACAGATGCAGTGTTTGCAGTAAATCTTTCCcgtcgtaccaagctctgggcgGCCACAAAGCCAGCCACCGCATCAAACCACCGGCCGCCACCACTTCCTCCTCCGACAGCAATCTATCAACCTCGGCCTCCATCCCAGCGTCGAACGTATCACCTCTAAACCCAACTGGAAGGCTTCACGCGTGCTCCATATGTCACAAGACCTTCCCCACCGGCCAGGCTCTCGGCGGCCACAAACGCAGGCACTACGAAGGCAAAATTGGCAACGCCGCCTCCAAGAATACCGCCGGCTCAAAAAGCGTCAGCGCCTCAAGTGACATGACTACATCTCACGGCGACGGAGACAGCACCGCAGCCCGCCGGAATTTCGACTTAAACCTCCCGCCATCTCCGGGACTCGAGTTGAACTTGATGATTGGTCTTGGAGAAGTAGAAAGCTCCGTATAA
- the LOC142547012 gene encoding protein DWD HYPERSENSITIVE TO UV-B 1 isoform X5 yields MATDIGTLEKRYFDACKRLEIPPNKSVVAALFKAKIKKARHEVSSLMVSIDDLKDVDFYPFLDLLTDIDSSEIDVVDFVNSPSCVLNGEYVYPLLHAVNKKLRFVDIHDTSFGKDFLLYLSQRGLACQVLNLRSSHFRKLNMVGNFTRMCTLNLDFSASLTSFREDCFSCMPNLRFLSLCETRIANLWTTSAALAKLPSLAELRFQNCVPYSDTKGSHASLGNENNEDICSSFMDFALDMNLPLPSSEVFPHLQSNIRDEAISDDDDYIIQDTGNMNEYSSDDSEVDFSGHPQEFGFMELLPNRPFGWDDLVDMHSEQISFGTQDMQNEDLLSDRSVNFRNVSCILPKKYVSRHASPICYEKHYREYMIASLPNLKVLDNLPIGKVDREKAHGVFTLHFEYLPYNRNYEESVVSVLRNREIGANFPCTHASKKKFSSSYGKSQYFYSRCLSAAKMGSSKWPSLHPLCITGSVFRDERRNFRPRQFEYHPSDSSLMAVGTLDGEVVVINHESEKIVSYIPSLGAMNSVLGICWLKNYPSKLIAGSDNGSLRLYDVQRMAITSGGIYDSRGCVMFDEFDQLTSVNINSTDELFLASGYSKHVALYDISSGRRIQIFADMHREHINVVKFSNHSPYLFATSSFDQDVKMWDLRQRPNQPCYTASSSRGNVMVCFSPDDHYLLVSAVDNEILYGTIRRPLSLFDTNAVSVWNEI; encoded by the exons ATGGCTACAGATATTGGCACCTTGGAGAAAAG GTACTTCGATGCTTGCAAGAGGCTAGAAATTCCGCCGAACAAGTCAGTCGTGGCAGCGCTATTCAAG GCCAAGATCAAGAAAGCCCGCCATGAGGTATCAAGCCTCATGGTTTCAATAGATGACTTGAAGGATGTCGATTTCTACCCATTTCTTGATCTATTAACAGATATTGATTCTTCTGAGATTGATGTAGTTGACTTTGTAAATAGTCCTTCATGTGTACTGAATGGTGAATATGTCTATCCATTGCTGCATGCTGTCAACAAAAAGCTTCGATTTGTCGATATCCATGATACATCATTTGGAAAGGATTTCTTGCT GTATCTTTCTCAGCGAGGCTTAGCTTGCCAAGTCCTAAACCTAAGATCATCCCATTTCAGAAAACTCAATATGGTTGGAAACTTTACGCGGATGTGCACGCTTAACCTGGATTTCAGTGCTTCACTTACTAGTTTTCGAGAAGATTGTTTTTCCTGTATGCCAAATTTAAGGTTTCTTTCATTGTGTGAGACAAGAATCGCAAACCTGTGGACAACTAGTGCAGCATTAGCCAAACTTCCTTCCCTAGCTGAACTTCGATTTCAAAATTGTGTCCCCTATAGTGACACGAAGGGCTCTCATGCATCATTAGGAAATGAAAACAATGAAGACATTTGTTCAAGTTTCATGGACTTTGCCCTTGACATGAACTTGCCTCTGCCTAGCAGTGAAGTTTTTccacatttacaatcaaatatcAGAGATGAAGCTATaagtgatgatgatgattatatAATTCAGGACacagggaacatgaatgaatatTCTTCAGATGACAGTGAAGTGGATTTTTCAGGTCATCCTCAGGAATTTGGTTTTATGGAACTCTTGCCCAATAGACCTTTTGGGTGGGATGATCTGGTAGATATGCACAGTGAG CAGATCTCCTTTGGCACACAGGACATGCAGAATGAAGATCTGTTATCTGATCGATCGGTCAACTTTAGAAACGTGTCATGTATTTTGCCAAAGAAATATGTTTCTCGTCATGCATCTCCAATATGTTATGAGAAACATTATAGAGAATACATGATAGCTTCATTACCAAACCTGAAAGTTCTTGATAATTTGCCTATTGGAAAGGTAGACAGGGAAAAAGCCCATGGCGTCTTCACACTTCACTTTGAATACCTACCGTACAACCGAAATTATGAAGAAAGTGTTGTTAGTGTGTTGAGGAATCGTGAGATCGGAGCAAATTTCCCTTGTACGCATGCCTCGAAAAAAAAGTTTTCTTCATCATATGGAAAATCTCAGTATTTCTATTCCAGGTGTTTATCAGCTGCTAAAATGGGATCTTCGAAATGGCCTAGCTTACATCCACTCTGCATTACAGGCAGTGTATTCAGAGATGAAAGGAGAAACTTTCGTCCTAGGCAATTCGAGTACCATCCATCAGACTCAAGCCTTATGGCTGTTGGAACCCTAGATGGTGAAGTTGTTGTTATAAACCATGAAAGTGAGAAGATTGTCAGTTACATTCCATCACTTGGAGCTATGAATAGTGTCTTGGGAATATGTTGGCTAAAAAATTATCCTTCTAAG CTAATTGCTGGTTCTGATAACGGTTCGTTGAGATTGTACGACGTACAAAGGATGGCCATCACAAGTGGAGGCATTTATGACAGTCGTGGTTGTGTCATGTTTGATGAGTTTGACCAGTTGACATCTGTTAACATCAACTCAACAGATGAATTGTTTCTTGCAAGTGGATACTCAAAACATGTCGCTTTATATGATATTAGCAGCGGAAGGCGTATACAGATTTTTGCTGATATGCATCGAGAGCATATTAATGTTGTCAAGTTTTCAAATCATTCCCCATATCTTTTTGCCACTTCGTCTTTTGATCAGGACGTTAAGATGTGGGATTTGAGACAGAGACCGAATCAACCTTGTTACACTGCTTCAAGCTCTCGGGGGAATGTAATGGTCTGCTTCTCTCCAGATGATCATTATCTACTAGTTTCGGCTGTTGACAATGAG
- the LOC142547014 gene encoding LOW QUALITY PROTEIN: putative amino acid permease 7 (The sequence of the model RefSeq protein was modified relative to this genomic sequence to represent the inferred CDS: inserted 1 base in 1 codon): MDSIDDLDSSLLLHSNIPPLSSSAIMRVRHLHKKGTIWTALAHIITAVIGSGVLSLAWSMSQLGWIAGPLTMLAFASVTLTSALFLCNCYKHPDHNHGPHRNGSYLHAVGAILGKKNAWVCGIIVRINFIKVGIVYTITSSISMRAIQRSNCYHYEGHKSACKYGDTYYMIIFGGVQIILSQIPNFRNIEWLSVIAATMSFIYSTIGVALGLAKVIENGEIKGSIAGNPASTPASKVWAISQALGDIAFAFPFSVIFLEIMDTLRSYPPEKVTMKKASILAVITTTFFYLCCGGFGYAAFGDSTPGNLLTGFGFYEPYWLIDFANACVVLHLVGGYQVFSQPLFASVEQCFREKYPXSRFVTGDLKQISALRLNPLSLCFRTAYVAFTMGFSILFPYFNQVVGVAGAINFWPIVVYFPVEMYLAQKHIEHWTKRSVFLRVYCFVTLIVILYAFVGSIKGLIAARFS; encoded by the exons ATGGATTCCATTGATGATCTGGACAGTTCACTGTTACTGCACTCAAATATTCCTCCTTTATCATCCTCTGCAATCATGAGGGTGAGGCATCTCCATAAGAAAG GGACGATATGGACTGCTTTGGCACACATAATAACTGCCGTGATCGGTTCCGGGGTACTTTCGCTGGCATGGAGCATGTCACAGCTCGGATGGATTGCGGGTCCATTGACCATGTTGGCATTTGCATCAGTCACCCTTACTTCTGCTTTGTTTCTCTGCAATTGCTATAAACATCCAGATCACAATCATGGACCTCACAGAAACGGTTCATACTTGCATGCTGTGGGGGCAATTCTAG GTAAGAAGAATGCTTGGGTGTGCGGTATCATAGTGAGGATAAATTTCATCAAGGTAGGTATTGTTTATACCATCACATCCTCCATCAGTATGAG AGCCATTCAGAGATCGAATTGTTACCATTACGAAGGGCATAAATCGGCCTGTAAATATGGAGACACTTATTATATGATCATTTTTGGAGGAGTTCAAATTATCTTATCCCAAATACCTAATTTTCGGAATATTGAATGGCTTTCTGTCATCGCTGCGACGATGTCTTTCATATATTCTACCATTGGAGTCGCACTTGGCTTGGCCAAAGTTATAG AGAATGGAGAAATCAAAGGTAGCATTGCTGGAAATCCAGCTTCTACCCCTGCCAGCAAAGTATGGGCTATTTCTCAAGCACTTGGGGACATTGCCTTCGCTTTCCCATTTTCCGTGATATTTCTAGAAATAATG GATACTCTGAGGTCCTATCCACCCGAAAAGGTCACCATGAAGAAGGCATCCATTTTGGCTGTCATCACCACAACTTTCTTTTACTTGTGCTGTGGAGGATTCGGGTATGCAGCATTCGGTGATTCCACTCCCGGGAATCTCTTGACCGGGTTCGGGTTTTACGAACCATACTGGCTCATTGATTTTGCTAATGCATGTGTTGTTCTTCATCTTGTCGGAGGATATCAG GTGTTCAGTCAGCCACTCTTCGCAAGTGTTGAGCAATGTTTTAGGGAAAAATATC ACAGCAGATTCGTGACAGGTGATCTGAAACAAATATCGGCATTGAGACTGAATCCTTTGAGCTTGTGTTTCCGGACCGCTTACGTTGCATTCACCATGGGATTTAGCATACTTTTTCCGTATTTCAACCAAGTCGTCGGTGTAGCAGGGGCGATCAACTTTTGGCCTATTGTCGTGTATTTCCCCGTGGAGATGTACTTGGCACAGAAACATATCGAACACTGGACGAAAAGGTCGGTTTTTTTAAGAGTGTATTGTTTTGTTACGTTGATTGTGATACTCTATGCCTTCGTGGGATCCATTAAAGGGTTGATAGCCGCAAGGTTTAGCTAG
- the LOC142547013 gene encoding uncharacterized protein LOC142547013 has protein sequence MAIPFGAISSFIAGETVSFVKSSSSAVVRTFPVHMRSMTISAASKPATGTKNPEPRGIMKPRRVSPEMQAFLGGVPEIPRTQALKEIWAYIKQHGLQDAADKKVIVCDDKLKKIFGGRDRVGFLEIAGLMSPHFLKGTTADG, from the exons ATGGCGATTCCGTTTGGTGCCATCTCGAGTTTCATCGCTGGAGAAACGGTGTCTTTTGTCAAGTCTTCATCTTCTGCGGTTGTTAGAACTTTTCCCGTTCACATGCGTTCGATGACGATTTCGGCGGCATCAAAGCCGGCTACGGGAACTAAGAATCCCGAGCCCAGGGGGATAATGAAGCCTCGCCGCGTGTCGCCGGAAATGCAGGCCTTCCTCGGTGGGGTCCCTGAGATTCCTCGTACGCAAGCTCTTAAAGAGATTTGGGCTTACATCAAACAACACGGCCTTCAG GACGCTGCAGACAAGAAGGTCATTGTCTGTGACGATAAGCTAAAGAAAATTTTTGGAGGAAGGGATCGTGTTGGGTTCCTCGAGATTGCTGGTTTGATGAGCCCTCACTTTCTCAAGGGAACTACAGCCGATGGATGA